A window of Theileria parva strain Muguga chromosome 4 map unlocalized ctg_529, whole genome shotgun sequence genomic DNA:
AACACCATCCACACTTAATTCCtgttattataattatttatcaattttattaatattttttaatttttgtttatttttcattaaattttatggaaaatttttgttaattggatttatttaaatttatttacatttctCACATTAAGACTgtagaatttttaaaaaattatattttaatatttataatctaaattaaaattaaacactGAAATAATAAGAACATTTGTATGGATAAGAATTCTAGCCGTCTGAGAGCTATAAATTTGACAAAGTTACAGGACTCTTATAGGAGATATGTTCGTGTAGTTCCACGTCATTTGAGAGTAAAGGAATTATCTGATAGTTGGCACTCCCGTACGCCTGATTATAGGTTAAACTTAACCCACTCGAAGTGGAATAAGAGGTTAAGTAACTGGCGTAGACTTGTTCACCGTTGGGACCGCATCAGTGACTCCCAGTGTGATTTATTATCAGACTGTTTAAATCGTGGCGATCTTGAGGAATTTGTATCCATTTGTGAAGGTAGTAATAAGGAAAAGGTTGATTTTGACGTTTGTGACCACTTACTTAACCAACACACTGCTGACTTATACTAtccaataatttataagCCTTTCTGGTTTAAAGGTGATATCAACAGTAACGGGTTCCAAACTGTTGATGAAACTACATTTTTAACCAAGTCTAAACAGCTTTTAAACACTCTAGACAAACCTttttatgataattttatctcCACCTATACTAACACGAGATTATCGTAAcattcataatttaatattaatttgtggAAATGTTTCTGAGTAAGATTTTGTCTGGATTACAGCGAATGTCCATATTGAAATGTGGCGACAACAGTGGAGTGATAAAAGGCTGTATCATTGGTCTAGGCAGGAACAAACATGGCACTGGTAAGATAGGTGACCGTATTAAAGTATCAGTTCGTGATAAAACTTCTGATTGCATCGTCAATAACAAGAAACCGCGGGGTATAATAGTGAGGAGGAAGAAGGAAACTCAGAGAAAAGACGGGATggtatttaaatttgatgaaaacgcctttgttattatttcaaACAATAAACTCCAAGCCACTAAAATAAAAGGACCGATTCTCCTCGAAACCAGACATAACTCTAAATCACTCGcatctaaaattttataatctACTCCCTACACTTGTATATTTAGTTACACACTTAACTTTGTATACTAAGTTTCATATCCttgtaatgtgtataaatgtaaatCTAATACCAGATGATTAAGTGTTAAAGAAGAATTTAGAGGTTTTACAGACAAGAAAGATTAAGGGTTAGACCTAGACCTTGACGGACTATAGTCTCGGTAGTCATCGTTATGGTTATCAAGTTTATCTTTATCCATATCAACGTCAAACTGGCGATCATCGTATCTGGGTTTCTCTTCCCTGAAGTCGTCCCGGCCGTCACGGAAATCCTCACGATCATCCCTAAAGTCCTCGCGATCGGTTCGACCATTGTCTCTGTAGCTACGGTAATTTCTATCCCTATCTCTGTCATGGAAGTCGCGATCTCTGAATCTACGCCCGTCCTTAGGGTGATCGGAGTCATATCTATCTCTGTAGCCGCGATTGTCACGGCGATCATAATGGCGCCTCGGTGATCTGTCACGAGAGTACCCACGGCGTCGATCATCTCTGAACCTTGCGGGAGATCTAGATCTGCCACGGTAGCTCCGACTCCTACTCCTATAATCCCTAATAAAGAATTAGTCTCCAAACATAAtagataaatattataatataggTTAAATAGTGGGAAATATATGCTATGGAACCTTCTGGAACGGTTTCTTTGGAACCTTCTCATGGAGCTTGGAGATTTCCTCCGGTCTTGGGCTATGCAACAGGTGATAACGCTGCCGTCGAGTTCAGTGTTATCCATGGCGCGAACGGCGTCAAGAGCGTCTGCTTTATCATAAAATTCAACGAATCCAAAGCCTCTCGGTCTTCTGGTATTAAAATCTAGCGGTAGGTAAACGTCTCTAATTTTCCCGAATTTTTCAAAGGCCTCACGCACAACTTGAGGGCTTGTTGAGAACCTCAAATTCCGTAACAACGTAGAATACCCAGTGGATTTTTCCATCTGTACTATCTCggattatttttaataaatttgtcCTATCAGGTTAGTATGTGGCAAAACTCAGAAATCAAAAATCATACTATTTTCAaaccttaaaatttttactcGGGACGAATTTATTCTTTGCGAGATTTCATTTAAACTCTTTCTTTCCCAATGTCTCTCAAGCTCTCAAACCTCTCCCGCGGCACAAGTAATCAAACCCTTGGCCTTCTATTCTCCACTTCTCAAACTCgtcataattatttatatacactTTTCACTACTTTAACCCCTTTACTTTAGTTCTTGAAACTTTCTTATTTATGCCTCATTTATCATGAAATATTTGAGTGAACTAGGCTACTAAATAACTACATATATCTTTTCTAATGGAGTTGATCAGATTATGTCTCTGCTTCCTCATTTAACTGGAAGTATCTTAATTCATACGAGTGTTCCTTATTCGCCACCACCCTCAAAAAGTCACGCAGCTGCTGCTTCTTCAAATACTTCTTCGttaaatactaaaataaatatataaaattgtttaccattatataatatatgtgCTTTAGTGGagtatgtgtaaaataatatctaaaataatactttGATGTATCTTTTGGAGAAAGGAACTTCGGTTGTGACGTGGATCTTGTTCTTCTCTCTTGTAACAAGTACTTTGGTTCCTAAATTTCCTGTCTTTCCATCTACCTTTATCCTGTCATGAAGAAACTTCTCctataacatttttatttccaaatatacagttttttattttattaataattttataaaaataattaaaagtTACAAGTCCAGCGGTGTTGATGATATTATCATTTGCAGGTCCAGTACAGTCAAGAACATACTTGACTTTATGGCCTGGAACAACCTTCTTTTGTTTACTCTTCTTCTTAAGCAGtttcatttatataaaGATTTTAGCAAAAcggaaataaaaataaagagTAAACGGgacttaaatataatataatctgggctataataaaatataaatcaaGTATTTAATATGACTAAATCAAGCCAagataatatataaaataaagagtaaaataagtCATTAGATAACGAACTCCCCATCTATAGGATGGGGAAGCACcaaaacataaaataaacttAACCTAAACAATCAACATATTAAAaagaatatattaatattataacagatgttataataattgtctaattaaaataaaaacatgTGTTTGATTTcaataacaatattttaatgatttccaaagaatttattatttttacttgAGATTCCACAGATTTTCAAAATCTATTATTGACACTATTACTAAATCTATTATTcctattatttattcttcatttatttgtttCCATTTAAggtgtttaaattttaaataatttattaacaattaataattttaattctaCATTATTAAATCCCTTACAATTTATGATTTgattatgaaaataataatttttaatctttttgGTTTTCTAACcttaatgtgttaatttttgtttacACCTCATAATCCTTCCGATTCCAACTTTGTTGATTCTTTCTTAAGTTTTCATttcttaaattatttttattttgtataaatatttaaagaTGCCGTCAAGGTTTGTTTTTTTgcttaatttaatttttaggaatGATAACGCCACCGTTACTACCTTAAAGTCGCTCCCTAATTTCGAAATTGAGAAACTTAGGTACtaaattactttatttCCTATGagataaattagtttataatatttaaattgtataaaatgttaatatttagGCATCTTTTTACTGTCCATGAGGAGCTTGGAATTGACCCtgaaaagattaaaaaacCGCTACTAGAACTTATTAAACAGAATCGTTAGTACTTTTAACCCTAATTATGTCTTAATTACCTATCATTTATCAATAACTTTCCTTCAGATATGTATCCTTATTATGAGCGTATAAAGCCTAAGCTTGGTATAATTGAGGATGATTTTGAGATCGAGAGTTTTAAGGAGTTGAACTCAAAGACCCTTGCCGAATTAGATGAGAAAATTGAATTCGCCGAGAAGAACTTCGGCTCCTCTGAAATTAAAGATTCGATCCTAGATAAGGGCAATTACTACTTCAAAATCGGTGATCACGTAtgaaattaactatttGTTCTATATTTGTCTACATTcctcaatttttatttaatttttaatattatttcagGAGAACACGGTGAAAGTGTATGAGCAGGCTTTGGAGAAAACGGTTGGAATTAACAGTAAACTTGAGATAATGCTCACGATTTTAAGGGCAGCGTTCTTTTTCAATGATCTTCCACTACTCGTTAAATACATGGAAAAAGCCAAACAGTACCCAATCTACTAACTTATTAGTTATACCATTTATTCTGTCATTACCTAATGTTATTGTAGAGATATTGAGAAAGGAGGTGATTGGGAACTTAGAAATCGATTACACATATATGAAGCTGTCCAATTAATGCTATGTAGAAAGTTCAAagaaggtaatttttatcttattttattatattttagcTACTGAACTCTTTCTCGACTCTCTTTCCACTTTCACGGCCACTGAATTAATCTCACTTGAAGAACTTGTTCTCTACTCCATTGTTCTCTCAttggtatttttacactagATTTACCTATTTACtgtagtatatatttacttaatactatactatgTGTGATTAGATAACGATGGACCGTAACGTGATAAGTAAGAAGGTATTATTATCTAGTGAAGTGGCACAAGTAGCTTCCCCAGGGTCTTGTCTGTACCAGCTCATCAGTGATTACTACAACTGTAACTATAAAAACTACATGAAACATCTGGGTAACTTTACACACtccattttattattagttgACGTGAGTAAATTGATATTGAAGGACCGTTATCTGGGACGGCACTGCAGATATTTTGTACGTCAGGCTAGACTACCCGCCtataaacaatttttaagaCCCTATAAATCCGTCACCTTAAAAAACATGGCAGACGCATTCCAAGTTTCAACCGAATTCATCGAAGAGTATATTTAGTAGTTTTTATAGTTACATAGTTAGCTAATATTCACTGAGTAGTCACTAAAGTGCTGAGttaaagtgtaaaatgtgtttagagAATTGGTGTCGTATATAAGTGGGATGAGATTGGATTGTAAGATAGATAAGGTGAATGGTATAATTGAGAATAACGTCGGTGATGAGaggaataataattacGTCAAGACCATAAAACAGGTATACTGGTTGAGTCACACATTACGTAGGGCGACCTCCTGATTAATCGGATCCAAAAACTATCCAGAATCATCGACATgtaattaatgttttacTCTACTCCAGTAAATAGAATAAGTAGTTGGGTAAATAGTAAGAGATTAGGAAGAATTAAGTGATTTATTGTCTACAATGTTGATGAGAGTGTTGATGCAGTTTCGCCACTGTTTTAAATTGTTGTAAAGTTGTTTCAGCTCCTCGTTGCCGAATTCGCGATGTACCACGTGGTTAATGATAACTTTCTTACTGTTCTGGTCTATTAGAGCTTCCATAACGCCCTTGTTAATGGCGTTGACGATCATCTGCTCAGCCTCCTCTGGCGGGAGCTGGAGGTTCTTCTCAATCATCTCAATTGGGATTTCAGACTGCTGTTGACACATTGTACTGATTGTCAGCAGTGTTAGCTTTTCCACCAAGGGTTTCCAGTCAAGTTTAAGTTCACTCACAAATTCCGCATTTTCCTTCAAGTATTTGTCTAAATCTTCCAAATTTCCTCTAATAAAGATTTCTAGCAGGCTTATTAGAGGCGCATATCTAGTCTCTTTTAGATGAGCCACTGCCGGCATCAGTAATAACTGGTCAAAGTATAAAATGTCCTCAGACCTCAAACTACGTACCACAAACGTAACTGTGGCCATTA
This region includes:
- a CDS encoding Histone RNA hairpin-binding protein RNA-binding domain protein — protein: MDKNSSRLRAINLTKLQDSYRRYVRVVPRHLRVKELSDSWHSRTPDYRLNLTHSKWNKRLSNWRRLVHRWDRISDSQCDLLSDCLNRGDLEEFVSICEGSNKEKVDFDVCDHLLNQHTADLYYPIIYKPFWFKGDINSNGFQTVDETTFLTKSKQLLNTLDKPFYDNFISTYTNTRLS
- the rplN gene encoding Ribosomal protein L14p/L23e family protein yields the protein MFLSKILSGLQRMSILKCGDNSGVIKGCIIGLGRNKHGTGKIGDRIKVSVRDKTSDCIVNNKKPRGIIVRRKKETQRKDGMVFKFDENAFVIISNNKLQATKIKGPILLETRHNSKSLASKIL
- the SR33 gene encoding RNA recognition motif family protein (or RNP domain; RBD; RRM); protein product: MEKSTGYSTLLRNLRFSTSPQVVREAFEKFGKIRDVYLPLDFNTRRPRGFGFVEFYDKADALDAVRAMDNTELDGSVITCCIAQDRRKSPSSMRRFQRNRSRRDYRSRSRSYRGRSRSPARFRDDRRRGYSRDRSPRRHYDRRDNRGYRDRYDSDHPKDGRRFRDRDFHDRDRDRNYRSYRDNGRTDREDFRDDREDFRDGRDDFREEKPRYDDRQFDVDMDKDKLDNHNDDYRDYSPSRSRSNP
- the rpl22 gene encoding 60S ribosomal protein L22; this translates as MKLLKKKSKQKKVVPGHKVKYVLDCTGPANDNIINTAGLEKFLHDRIKVDGKTGNLGTKVLVTREKNKIHVTTEVPFSKRYIKYLTKKYLKKQQLRDFLRVVANKEHSYELRYFQLNEEAET
- the Psmd6 gene encoding 26S proteasome non-ATPase regulatory subunit 6 → MPSRNDNATVTTLKSLPNFEIEKLRHLFTVHEELGIDPEKIKKPLLELIKQNHMYPYYERIKPKLGIIEDDFEIESFKELNSKTLAELDEKIEFAEKNFGSSEIKDSILDKGNYYFKIGDHENTVKVYEQALEKTVGINSKLEIMLTILRAAFFFNDLPLLVKYMEKAKQDIEKGGDWELRNRLHIYEAVQLMLCRKFKEATELFLDSLSTFTATELISLEELVLYSIVLSLITMDRNVISKKVLLSSEVAQVASPGSCLYQLISDYYNCNYKNYMKHLVDVSKLILKDRYLGRHCRYFVRQARLPAYKQFLRPYKSVTLKNMADAFQVSTEFIEEELVSYISGMRLDCKIDKVNGIIENNVGDERNNNYVKTIKQGDLLINRIQKLSRIIDM